The Montipora foliosa isolate CH-2021 chromosome 6, ASM3666993v2, whole genome shotgun sequence genome includes the window ATCCCGAGTCGGCAGTATCACTCTATCTTGTCCGCTCGGgaagccaatcacagcgcgtgatttggttcatcttgccctttcacggagctagtcattgctagtcatataataaaacgACTTATGTAATATCCCTCGCTATAGCAACTACATAAGGATTTTTGTGGCTCGTAGCAAGACTGTTATCTATCAGGAGGGTAACAATGTTGTTACCATTGCTTTCGGAATTCAACACTGTCCTGCTAGTATTTTAGGAAGCCGCATGACCTTGGGGGTTTTAATGCTAATAGTGACTGTCCTTTATTCACACCACTTTATTTCATAGGAACAATGGTACTTGAACGTTAGGTGTGAGAAGCTCTCGTATGCATTGTGTAGGGAAATTCAAAGGGGTACCGTAAAAGAACTGGGGCTCAATCCCGATAGTTGTAATTCAGTACCTGAGAGGCAGTTAAAGTGAATGGCAGAGGGAAGACGCTGTCAAAGTCGTGAAGCAGCTCGGTaatctttcaaatctttcaACAACATCAACTAGTTCTTGGCTATTTCTTATTTCTCCCAATTATGATAAGGTCTTGAGGAAAATCTCCATCGACTTCCCAGATATACCAAAAAGTCATCTAATAATTTACAAAATAACTCAAAACATCGATTTCTGAAACGAGTAAAGGGTTTCAGTTCGGTTGCATTGCTCGAAAGATGAACGAGATATCTTTTGCCTGAAACCGATTTTAAAGGGCATAAAAACAGCTTTTACGTTTTCTCCTGCCTTAACACTAGTTCTGCACAGTTATTCATCGGCATCCACCAACAACAGCCTGGGATACTAAAGGAAAACATAATCGTGGGAGAGTTATTTTTTACAAACTCCTTAAAAGTACAGTTATTATACCACAAATTGGATTGGCTTAGATCGTATTCTTCAAAATTGGTGATAACGAGTTATTACAGTGATTACATTCTGAAAAACAGAATCAAGACCCCTCCATTGCCTCCACATTTCTTCATTAAGAAAATCTTGCAGCTCCAATGCCCGTATGCCCTTTTCTCGTTTAATGTAGTACTTTAGCCGACTCCATGCTGATTCTACCTCTTGCGTGTGGATTCCTGTCAGGGGATCCACGAAATTATCTCGATGGACTACTGTTCTATGAACAGCAACATTTGGCACATGATGGGCGAGGTTCCTATATGCACCCCAATCGTCTGAGTGGACCTCTGACCCTGGTAGTAGTACTCTTTGTAATATTTGGGTGAGTGTTGCTCTATCTCGGCGCTGAACTACTTGGAAGTAGCCGCGACAGGGGCTGTGTTCTGTAGAGAGGACACCAAAAACCCAAACATCATCTCTTGCTCTCCTTCCCCGATTGtgctggaaagaaaaataaattaccatggGAAATATAAGCATTTGCTACACGTGCCTATAGTGCGGTCTTCTCTCGCAAATGGGATCAGGTTAGTTGAAATAGTTCGGAAACCAAATTAGAAGTTGTTGACTTAAATAGTATCATCTCCTCCTCAGTCGCCAGTTGGGCTTATTATCCACGGGAATATTATATTCCTATGTATGTAATCTAATAAGAGTTAATAACGTTGGAATCAGGCAGTTACACTACCTGTTCGGATGCTCACCTTACTGTTATGCTTGAACTGGCTCTCGTCACATTTCACCACGTAGACACGCCCTCCAAATGGAACAATAGGCCTATCTTGTAAGTCCCTACCACAATAATGTCTGAGTAAGGCGTAGATATTCCCAACAGTGTTGTTGGTCAGACTTAACATACGAGCCACAGTTGTTCGAAGTTCGCGAAGGCTCCAGAGATATATACCAAGCAAAAGCTTTCCCAACGGAATTCTTGGAAATTCTCTGAAAAAACTGCCAGTGCGCAGAGATTTTTTCCTTCGGCAGACGGAGCACTTCCTAGAAGAAAACatgaaatattaaattacatGGACGTGTGACCACTGCTGAGCGACATGACACTTAACCGGCAGACCCGTATGACCCAGTATCCACTATAACCACCGCTACAAAATATATCCCATCTCATTAAACTGCTGCAATGTTTCTTTGGTATCAGAACTTGAACTTCAACGAATAATGAGAATAAGAAAGCTTTGAATATATCGATTCGGTTCATGAACTACAAGAACTGAGATAAATTAAATACAAACCAGAGAAATCCATCGACGTGGTCTTCATTTCTCTTCGTTAGATCCATTGTGCGATTGCATGGCACGCATCTCAGAGGATTGGCCAGACAATTTCGACCTTGCAGCCATCGAATCAATTCCAGAACAGGACCGTTTGAAAGGATTGTAATATCTGCGATGTTCATTGTTTGGTGTGTTCAGCAAGCAGTTTGCTTGTCATCAATGATCATTCATCGATTATGTCGCAAAGTGCAATTTCCGGTCACATTGTGCCTTTCCTGCCAATTTTTCCAGGGCGATGCCAAACAATAGGTGTGTGCTGCCGAGATCAGACAAAAGGCATTTGAGTCATTTCTTGCTCACGGCTAACTTAATCATCTtcctctgatttttcagttcaCGGTCCGGATATCACTATGTCTAATACAAACACTAGTTCTACCAGGCAATCGCGATCACGTAACATCAAAAGAACCTTCGTTTTGTTAagaaatgatgatgaacttCGAGTTCCACGAGCATCGACGTTGAAGATTCTTAACGACAGTGGTCGAGTAAAAGATGTGGATTTCAGCAACAATGCCACAAACCATCACATTTGTGAGCTATTATCAAATTCATTCGTAAGCATCATATCGAGGGGAGATTTCGAGAAGTAAGTATTATCATGGGTTTTTACCCGGAGACAATTGTTTCGCTAACGTCCAGGGACCACttgctcaaagcatggttagTGCTGACAATTGTTTAAGCACTATCAAAACCGACTGGTTTACATGGTATACTATCTAACATTGCTCAGCGCTTAACTcagcttcgagcaacccgggctaGTTTGTTGCGGTCGTTTCGTTATTATGTTAGGTTATGacttttcaaaacaaggtaCAGCcattaatatgcaaattagcgaTAGGGACTTCTAGATTTTCGCCGATGTTGTTTGGTTAGGATGGATTTGACTTGACGTGATTTGACTTATTTCATTTATCACACAGTAAAATGTGATAAATACAACTTATGcctaaattaataaaaaaaaagttacaactAATGTAAAATGTAGTGTGGAAGCCCCATAAGGAATCAATAGAGGCTGAATTAATTCAGGTCTTTGATCAGTGTAACACAGATCAAAGACCTGAATTTAATTCAGCCTCTATTGACTTCAGCGCTGTGATTTCTGGCAATTTTGTTTGCAAGAGCCAGCCGAACAAAGTGGAAGAACAGAATattgggagatctaaccagccAATACTAGTAATTTCTAGagttaaacaaaaataatgctGCAAGGAAGGTAGTGCGGCTGTGAGGATTTAGATATAATTGCCGATCTACCAATATGTCACCAGGCACGGCATGCCCTtttcagggagttaaatgattTGCAGTTACGAGTTTTTGCTATTCAAATATAAGCCATAAGAAAACTAGGAATAAGATTAAAGatatatttgaatttcaaaaatcaaaaatatatatatcctcacagcc containing:
- the LOC138005458 gene encoding uncharacterized protein, yielding MLSLTNNTVGNIYALLRHYCGRDLQDRPIVPFGGRVYVVKCDESQFKHNSKHNRGRRARDDVWVFGVLSTEHSPCRGYFQVVQRRDRATLTQILQRVLLPGSEVHSDDWGAYRNLAHHVPNVAVHRTVVHRDNFVDPLTGIHTQEVESAWSRLKYYIKREKGIRALELQDFLNEEMWRQWRGLDSVFQNVITVITRYHQF